The proteins below are encoded in one region of Sminthopsis crassicaudata isolate SCR6 chromosome 1, ASM4859323v1, whole genome shotgun sequence:
- the LOC141556738 gene encoding vomeronasal type-2 receptor 26-like produces the protein MWPHIVRSISRLISSLAVSLLLQLPGSRQDCYEDQPMRYIRGDVEIGFFLPTLSPEVSNVTGAEQFQRPPNKACRDYRVIDKNFQQFFMSAFTLHEINRNPSLLPNISLGYSMYNTYFSEERSLEHYLWWLSGTHQLIPNYNCREQGKVVAAIGGATSALSVQMGTLLDLYHLPQVNEIEPNTFSGFLCNPVVRAVVLVVDVAGAAALHSYLKNTQFENVVGEQVFVDENRRTEAQYAIMNYVYEFYNDRLLYVPSAVCSASCPAGFRKLPLEGKPPCCFSCSPCSQGEISSHMDAELCQKCPEDEYPNEQRDHCLPKIVTFLDVNDPWGKAVTAVALSLSLLTALVLWVFVKFQDTAIVQANNRNLSYLLLTSLSFCFLCSLLFVGRPTTASCLFRQTVFAVVFTVAISSILAKTIIVVLAFRVTGPGSRMRIFLHPRVPYCVVLICSGIQVLFCAIWLGTFPPFPEADTHSESRHIILTCNEGSAFAFYCVLGYMGFLALGSFTIAFLARNLPDAFNEAKFITFSMLVFCSVWISFLPTYQSSKGKAVMIVEIFSILASSAGLLGCIFIPKCLVILLTSWENNTKQNKNQGNSRRKNSSFLKI, from the exons ATGTGGCCCCATATTGTGAGAAGCATTTCTCGCCTCATTTCTTCCCTTGCTGTGTCTCTGCTGCTGCAGCTTCCAGGTTCTAGGCAGGACTGCTATGAGGATCAACCCATGCGTTACATCCGTGGAGATGTGGAGATCGGCTTCTTTTTACCCACATTATCACCTGAAGTGAGCAATGTAACCGGAGCAGAGCAGTTTCAGAGGCCTCCTAACAAGGCTTGTAGGGATTATAG AGTTATTGACAAAAATTTCCAACAATTCTTCATGTCGGCCTTCACCCTGCATGAGATTAACAGGAATCCCAGTCTGTTGCCCAACATTTCCCTGGGATACAGTATGTACAACACCTATTTCAGTGAAGAAAGGAGCTTGGAGCACTACCTGTGGTGGCTATCTGGAACACACCAGCTCATCCCTAATTACAACTGCAGAGAGCAAGGAAAGGTTGTGGCTGCCATTGGAGGAGCCACATCAGCTCTCTCTGTTCAGATGGGGACCCTGCTTGACCTCTACCATTTACCCCAGGTGAATGAGATAGAACCTAATACATTCTCTGGTTTTCTGTGCAACCCAGTAGTCAGAGCAGTTGTGTTGGTGGTAGATgtagcaggagcagcagca ctGCACTCCTACCTGAAGAACACCCAGTTTGAGAACGTTGTTGGTGAGCAGGTGTTTGTGGATGAGAACAGACGTACGGAGGCTCAGTATGCCATTATGAACTATGTATACGAGTTTTATAATGATCGTCTTTTGTAC GTTCCTTCTGCTGTATGTAGTGCCAGTTGTCCTGCTGGATTCAGGAAGTTGCCTTTGGAGGGGAAGCCTCCTTGTTGCTTCAGCTGTTCCCCATGCTCACAAGGAGAAATCTCCAGTCATATGG ATGCTGAACTGTGTCAGAAATGCCCAGAAGATGAATATCCCAATGAGCAGAGAGATCACTGCCTCCCCAAGATCGTGACGTTCCTGGATGTGAATGACCCTTGGGGGAAGGCAGTGACAGCTGTAGCTCTTTCACTCTCATTGCTCACAGCCCTGGTTCTGTGGGTCTTTGTGAAATTCCAAGACACTGCCATAGTGCAAGCCAATAACAGGAACCTCAGCTACCTGCTCCTCACCTCTCTTTCCTTCTGCTTCCTCTGCTCCTTGCTCTTTGTGGGCCGTCCCACCACTGCTTCCTGCCTCTTCAGACAAACAGTATTTGCAGTTGTGTTCACGGTGGCCATTTCTTCCATTTTGGCTAAAACCATCATAGTGGTTCTGGCTTTCAGGGTTACAGGGCCAGGGAGCAGGATGCGGATATTCCTTCATCCTAGAGTGCCCTACTGTGTTGTTCTCATCTGCTCTGGAATTCAAGTGCTCTTCTGTGCCATCTGGCTGGggacttttcccccctttccagaAGCAGACACACACTCTGAATCCCGCCACATCATCCTCACATGTAACGAGGGCTCCGCCTTTGCATTTTACTGTGTTCTGGGCTACATGGGCTTTCTGGCCCTGGGCAGCTTCACCATAGCCTTCCTGGCCAGGAACCTGCCTGATGCCTTCAATGaagccaagttcatcactttCAGCATGCTGGTGTTTTGCAGTGTCTGGATCTCTTTCCTCCCCACATATCAGAGCTCCAAAGGGAAAGCTGTGATGATTGTGGAGATCTTCTCCATCTTGGCCTCCAGTGCTGGGTTACTGGGCTGCATTTTTATTCCCAAATGTCTTGTGATTCTGCTGACATCATGGGAAAATAacacaaaacagaacaaaaatcaaGGGAATTCCAGGAGAAagaattcttcttttttaaaaatttga